The Festucalex cinctus isolate MCC-2025b chromosome 10, RoL_Fcin_1.0, whole genome shotgun sequence region GTTTAACTAAATTGATAAAGGGTCCACTCTGACAATAACatggattttattattattcacaagcCCACCTCAAATCGCACCATCATGGTCAGAGGCAAAATCTGGGAGATTTTTAGGGAGGGGGGAGACATTGGTTCCCTTTGACGTCTGTGCTCGCCACTGCAGCTTAAAAGTGGAGCCTGGCGGAACAAGCTGGCTACTGTGGGGAGGGTGGAGATAGTGTGACAGCTGGTCAGACAAAACTGGGTTTTGTTCTCCAACTTTGGAGACCTGCGAACATCAGTGCTTGAAactacaatttttttgtcttggaTGACCAATATTCCAATATTACGTTAAGCGACAGGCTTTCATAGCTACGCGAAcaacattaggcacacctgcaCCGCCTAATAAGATCAAATAAACTAACAATGAAAATGAAAGAGAGAAAataaagcttcatgaagcactttcaATCATTTACTTATCTAGATGGTCCTCTTGATTTATAAAGGGTATTGCAATAGGAACTTAATCAAATGCCCACTGCATCATTAAACCAagtgtgccatctagtggagtaaaaaaaatatatatatattgcaagtGGTTCATGAAGCACAAAAATTTGTTGTGacacacaataataagacaGGCATTTGGTATTATAATATGATTCCTATTTATTATAAGAAAACATAAAGGGCTTTATATACATGACTGTGGAATCTAGTGGAAATAGGTTTGATAAGTGGATTTCATTGTCGACCTCAATACGGTTGTGTTAAACAGATTTTCATGTCAATCATTGCTACTTATCTCtcacaaagttttttttcttcaaaaattgGGACACATACAGGGCCTGggcaacacctttttttttcttcttttcaataGGCACAATGCAGTTTatcattacattaaaaaaaaacaatgaatgagAAATGAATGCTGTCCATACGGTCATGGCTGCAGTCCACAGGCCATGCCTGCAAGATATATTttcgggtttaaaaaaaaaaaaataatgtggctGTGTAGCATCCATGAACATCATGTGACGTCAGACCTCCATGGTGAGCAGTGGTCAAaggagggagggggaaaaatgGAGCGAAAGGAAGAGTTGGAAGGGATGCATGCTCACATGCGAGCTCTTTCCTTCTGTAATCTGGAGTTATACGTTCGGGAAACTGTATTCCAAGCATCCATATACCGGTCCATGCACATGGCAATGCATTTCTGTAAAGTCAAAACATGAAACACGTTATTAAAGAGAACTATATTTACAGGAGCATGATGATTGTAATgtttattaatataaaaatgttgGAAAAATAAGACGCTTCTATTTCTCTTAATAAACTTTGAATGTGTGAACATACCTGTTCTGAGTTGTCTAGTGTACTTCCTGGTTTCCCTATACATTTCTTGAAGCATTTGTCAGTCATTCTCTgaaacaccacaaaaaaaataagtcatgtTAATTTACCATTTAGTCTTACATTTACACATTCTCACTGATCACAAGTGATAGTTTTgacgacagaaaaaaaaagcaagcacaTTTCTCTTAACGTGAAATGTGACCATGGAGCAAATGAAGAGTGGTTATTGTATGGTATACCTTATTGCTAGCTTTAGCCTGAACTTCCATTAATTTTTACCTGCAGCAGCTCCTGTGCGTTCGCCACCGCGATTTGGACTTTAACCTGCTCCATGATCGTGCCGGTGTCCATTTTACCGCCTGCCCCACCTGCTGAAAAGTCCGAACCGAAGCTGTCCAtcgctggcaaaaaaaaaaaaaaagtcgttaaaTGTTTTAGTGGTTAAAAGGCCGCCAGTAAACACACGTGCAGGACAGCCACTCAGAGTTTAGCTAACCCAAGATCCCGGTGCCCTTGACAGCCACGGAAATGGGTGGCGTCACTTCCGGTATGATATCGCCATGAGTTATGGGAAGTGTAGTTCTTCGGATGTACATCACATGAGATGTGTTAAATCGCCCACTAGATGGCAATGTAGTTCtcccggaaaaaaaacccaaaccaaaacataaaggcgcattttaaaattattattattattattattggttaattatttgaaaaattaaaagggACTATTATTAcagtcatttcatttttcatttcatttttgttaaaaatatccAATAGATATTGTTCTGTGtcaaattttaatttattttatcaacACGGACAATCCTGacaaattttttcaaaaatattctcTACTGCCAATATTTTAAcaactaaattattattaagacagaaaaaaaatgttttatgaggGTCGAtaataccactgctttattgaTGTTTTAGGTTTTTGCCATGGTATTGTTTCCGTATCAATTTTGAGATACAATATGCAGACATAGTATAGTATCAAAGTCATAattttgcttttgtgttttgtaaACACTTGCTGAGATTTATATGAATAAAGTGCTGCATGTTgatatttgtctattttttgggggaaaaacattAAGATGATCAGTGTCTTCCCatagatgatttaaaaaaaaaatactaacaacatgtacagtaattaaaggaaaattagaaaatatttcatttcaggATTTTGTATTAAAAGGTAGCCCTCCGCGTTAATCAGTACCCTACTACCCCGTAAGTAAGCATCAAGTCtcaaaaaaaaggaagtgacCTCAAATCTATCACAAAACAATGACTGTTTTGCTGCTTCCCAAATTAAAATATGTGTTCTTTTGAAATGGTTTTAATAATAAAGAAGaaaaccaaacccagaaaacaggtgaggcatgattggttgttacctgtatGCACTGcgatgttattttcagtaaacagcaagtggcaaaatggccgccctctgagagtggataaaatggctggattttgctgctgaataatccacaaacgtaatattaatcagaacgctATACAGTATTAAGACTAGTGGTggtgcatataacatattatggtAAAGACCATTTttgactttcctttttttttttttaaatgtacttgtcCAGTATATGCTATTGTTAAATACTAAAATGAGTAATTATTCACATATTGTTATTCTATCAAACTAtgtcaaacacacaaaataGTTAAAATTTAAGCATTTcaagctcccccccccccctttctcttATTGGCTGTTTTGTGATTATATACTAAGACACTACTTTGGTAATTTTAGCATTATTAACATGACAAATCCAGTGATAACAAGAGACATTTGCTTTACTGTATTATATTAGAATGCACACTGTGCGAGTATGTTGGCAACTTGAATAGGAGTGAATGAATTGttcaaactaataaaataaagagtaaGCAACTGAAATAGAAAGTCACTGGAGCCTCAGTATTGTTTTTAGTCTCGAGTCCTGACTATGGGTCAACCCCTCACTCTCCTTATGTTTCAGACAGTATGACCTCACTAAGCAGACCACCTGCCTTGGCTGAGAAAATAAGTGTACAGTGAGTGTGCAGGCCAACAAAAGAGTGACGGTTACTGTCATCTAAGCACGCTCGCCTAAGGGGATTGTGACAATGCTGGGGGTGCTGAGGAATAATCATGGGGGGTCTGATTAGTGGCGTGCCCGCGTCAGAGTAATTAATGACCAGTTGCATAGTCAACAAACACACAATGTACACATCGAGGATCAATTTGGCTTCCAGCCACAAGACTTGGGTGGGGGAGGTGGTTAAAGTGCCGCAAAATGAATTAACCCTAGATTACAATCATGAGTTCATTAAATCGTCTTAAATTCTTAATCTGCTTGGGGCACACTTGTGTGCATGAAAACATTTGGCCCCATCagatgggaggaaaaaaaggcaAGTCAGCACTATGATAACAATGGCAACACGTAAACTAACAGCGCTTTCCTTTTGTTCTCCCAAGCAAAATAAACCCATTTAGGCTCGGAATTGAAAAGACGAGTATACTGAAACCCTCATGATGGAACCCAATTTTCAAAAGTGTTGGCAACCTTTTTAATCTCCAAAAAAGCAGCTGCTGAGTGTCAGCGAGCAGCAAGATGAAACCTGAGCAGCAACAACAGCCGCAGAGCTTGTAGTGTTAACAGATTAGCTGGTAGCTGTTCAACACCACACTATTACCTCAAATGAGACAGCAAGAATATCACGTATTGATCTGAGAGaattgcagttttttgtttgaattgtaTTTATCTTCAATTGTATTcttaaaactataattacattttttaatatgttttattAAAGGGACGTTGCTTTGATATAGCTATGCTTTATTATGACTGGGACTGGCAGGCTGAAATGTAAAAATCTACTAATTATCCTGTCAGACATGTTGGAACTTGCCCACATTTGTTCTTCCTTTTCAAGTCCAgccatcatcctcatcatcatcatcatcatcatcatcatcatcatcatccatcaccCATGAAAGaacaacatcaaaataaaagacatCCGTCTTGAGTTTCTGATTCTTCAACAATGCCGAATGTACTTGGTCAGCATTGGCAACATGAATTTGGGGTGCATTTCATCTACATTGTTGTGCAATTAGTTGtacagtgtttttctttttctttggctttcttgtgtttttgtGAGGCCACCACTTCAGGATAGTgatggcaaaaagaaaaaaaaatcaataaaagagagagagagagagagagagagagagagagagagagagatttcggAAAGGGGAAACAAATATTtagaataataacaataaataaaaaaaaatctgaaaattatttatttaaaaatacttttaaaattctataaagcagaaaaaaaatatattttgaaaagcaGAAAAATAAGATTTGGAAAAACGGGGGTTgaatcttcagaaaacagaaaaaaatagtcaaaaaaaatcaataaagtagaaacaaattattccaaaaaacaagaaaaaaaatgcttagatgTATATTTTAGTGTAAAATTTTAGAAGTCTgacttacatttttcttttgattaTGTAGTATTAGGTTTATTCTTTTAAGTGACTAAGACTAAGAGTCTTTTGAGTAACGATATACAGATCAAATATattattctattaaaaaaaaaattacatgtcaaaacagaaacagatttttctgatttttagattattatgatatacatgattttaaaacaaatactaaacaaTGAAAtactatcccagccggcttcgggcagtaggcgggggacaccctgaatcGGTTTCCAACCAATTGCAAGTACTTTTATCATATAGTGGTTAACTTTTCTTCAGACTTGTATGACATTTTGGAATGTTCCAATGTTATAAAGCATAAACATTGCCTGTATAGTTAATGAAGGATTTAtccttattttttaaataagacaGACACAGAAAAGAATGTCTCGTTCTTATTTAGTTGTTTCTATTTAACATTGTCTACGGTCACGATAGCACTTGCTAAGAAACCAGAATATTGCACAGCATGTGTAACATAGCAATACAATGACACCACACATTCATACGcatttgtttataaaaaaatttcCCCACTATTAAAAGCAGCCTTATGAAAGTATCACGTTGACATGCACCTTCTGGTGACGGCCGTCTCGGAACATTCGCAAAGCTCACAGGTATTTCAATTCTTCGGAGAATGCAAGGAATTCTGCCAGAGAAACAATCCCATGGTTCACAGCGGTGCTTGAACCTGCCATCATATGATCATTAAAGACTTCTGGTTATGTGGAGCTGGCACATGAGCAAGGACAAGGTTAATCCTGGACATGCTGATTGTGCGGCATTCCTGAGAGTTATGGCAACCGACAATCAAACAGTGTGAAGAGAGGTTACTCGTTTAACAACTTTATTTTGTTTCCAGCTGTTTTGAATATACAgcaattacaataaaaaagtaCACACCCTTGTTTaaatgccagtttttttttgtaatgtaataaaagCGAACAAGAGAAAGCATTTGAACAGTTttcccaccattttgaattgatttgGAAATAGCCTATTTTCGAGAATAAACTATTGAGATAGTTTGGTTGCACAAGcatgcacaccctcttataacttaagatgtggctgtgttcagaataaaCCAATACCATATTTAAGTCATTAAATGGCCCACACCTGACCTCATTTACAGTAAGCACCTACGatcaaataaagttcagctatTCTATCTTATAGGTTTGTCCTGAAGGTTTTGTGCTAACACTAACTACAATTTGAAACTGTAGCGTAGCACATGGCAAGCAATTTTAACGTGTTAGCGGCTTTGTTTGTGCTTTCTAGTTTAGTCTTTCCCGACCCTTATTAAGCCAGGTCAAGtccatattttacattttcaaaatatctCGACACAACGTCACATAAATTGgatactgaaataatgatgattTAGTCTCAAAATTGTGAAATCTGAACACAAAGctaccatttttgttttatgaatgGCAATGTACATCACTGGAGTTGATGGATGAGCAAAGATCCgttatttagaaaataaaaaattaccttgaaaatgaaatgaacaaaAGATGCTAGTAGAGTGGCTGCAATCACAGCTATTTTGTTGGTAGGTTGTTTTTTGCTGAAGTTTTCTGTTTTCCTCATGTTTCATAAAGGAATGAGTTTTGACCCCAGTGTGTAAGAGATGGGTGATAATCTTGAGTCCCAGGTGATGTTGAGGTCCTTATTTGCTTTGTGATTATTTAGGTCAGCAATGTcaaacttgttttcatcatggtccACATCAGAGTTGGTGAGTGGGGGGTGGTTGTTAACTTCACAGTTGAGTTCACATTGAGTACAGTACGggaacaaaatgcaaaacaaatcaCAATTCTTTTGTATAAGCAGAAATTGgtataatgacatttaaaatgaaacatcAGTTCCAAATCTTTTCATTTTAGGGAAGTACAACAACATCactttcttctttttaggaaattaAGTCATTTTGATCAGTCTACATTGATTCTCCTACATAAAAACTAACAATGGTTTCGGAGAGGTCAACACCCCAAAAATTCTTAATAaaacagttgctcagggttaggcaacaaccaatcacggcatACCTTTTTTTCTGAAGATGAGGTCATTACCTGAACccttttcagttgacagcaagtggcaaagtgGCCGCCCAACTGAGAGGGataaaaacaggtagattttgcagtttaactcatattccacaaatgcaatattaatcagaatgcttgtttagactagtgggggaacATAcaagggttgacttcccttttaaaaatgcattaGTTTCAAGCGGCAAATTACGTAATgcagtagttttttgtttttttttatcaactcaactcaacataTAGCTATTCGTCTTTAgtggaagaacatttaattATTCTGCCTGTACATCGCTGGAGTTGATAGATGCACAAAGATACGTTatttagaaaataaatgtttgtgaaaattaaatgaacAAAAGATAGATTGGTTAATTTCCTAGTAGAGTGACTCCAATCCAATTGTTAAGTAGGCACCATATCAAACATACTCAAACTGAATTTTTAAATGTCGTTTGAATGAAATGTCCCCGTTGTATGCGCAAGTGTaccaaatgaaaatgaagtgTTCTTGCGTGGGTTCTGAAGAGTGGGACAAAGAAAGAGAAGGCATCCCGATCCTTGAATGTGATTGGCCAAGAGCAgcgggggggagaggaggaatgAGGAGGAGTCAGCAAACACTACAGAACGCTGCCgtgtgctcctcctcctcctcttcatttaCTCACTGCAGCCTGTCGTGGATCCCAACTAGCTTCCTAACTTTTCCTCCTCTCCTAAACTTCCCTCGGGCTCGTGACAAATGGCTGACAAGCCCTCCGACTGTTTAACTCACAATAGTCTTAAACTGGGAAAACTGGTTCGcttaaattgcaataaaaagagTAGGAACAACTTTTGAGTGAACTCGTCGAAAGCCGACAGAAAGAATCCCGAAAGAAGCTTCGCTGCACTTTGTTTCAAGGTAAGTTTGTAACCATGAAGCCAAGCGCGGTGTTTACTTGACTTCCCCGCATGCTTGACAAGTTGCGTCGACCCCCTCCCAGCGTCCTCATGAGCGCAGTTTCACTTTTTGGGGGTGCACAAAACCCAATTGGATTTCACGCCGAGTCCGTCCAACGCAAAGTCCACACAGTCCACCGAGATTCAAAAGACGACTTAGTGTGATCCGGCGTGGAACAATAGATAGAATGGAAGAGAGTGGAGCTCTAAGTGCAATGCAGAGTTTATTGCTGCTTTATGCTTTCGGCTTGGTTTGTAATTACAATGAGCAGAAATTGCTTCAAACTTGTCAAAATGGGACAACCTTTGAAGACTGCTTGCATAAGAATGTCACTCTTGCAGTGGCGTGATACCATTAAAGGTTTTTTTGTGGTAGCCTTGACGTTCGACTTACATTTTAGCATGTGTCTTATGACCtcttaataataatttgtaccAACCAAACTAActtaattataaaaaataataacatcagtatgtatttttatttaaaaaaatagaaagtattttaaagaaaaatatattttctttcgtattgtttcacaaaaaaaaaaaaaaaaaaatgcatacaatATTATGTGTTGAGTTGTCCAGAAATCAAGTTACTGACTTGAATTGCTGAACACAAGCAAATATTTTAGTGCTTGAATCGGGAAGCACAGTAGACCTAGTGGTTAATGGAAGCAGATTGCTGCCACaccaggaaaaaacaaacaaacatgagacATTTAACATAATAAATATTATGCTAAAACAAACTCATGTAAAGACGTGAAACTTATGTAAAAATGTGAAAGTGATCATTTTAAAACGTGACATGgctccttttttccccctggtGTGGCAGCAATACACTTCCGTAGTtaacacatctgcct contains the following coding sequences:
- the LOC144027488 gene encoding mitochondrial import inner membrane translocase subunit Tim13 isoform X10; this translates as MYIRRTTLPITHGDIIPEVTPPISVAVKGTGILAMDSFGSDFSAGGAGGKMDTGTIMEQVKVQIAVANAQELLQRMTDKCFKKCIGKPGSTLDNSEQKCIAMCMDRYMDAWNTVSRTYNSRLQKERARM
- the LOC144027488 gene encoding mitochondrial import inner membrane translocase subunit Tim13 isoform X11; protein product: MDSFGSDFSAGGAGGKMDTGTIMEQVKVQIAVANAQELLQRMTDKCFKKCIGKPGSTLDNSEQKCIAMCMDRYMDAWNTVSRTYNSRLQKERARM